A region of Streptomyces sp. WMMC500 DNA encodes the following proteins:
- a CDS encoding PQQ-dependent sugar dehydrogenase: MLRRLALFAAGAVSAALLVAPGATAAAPDAAGEPPPDSAFEKITLNDRPGEPLDLAVLPDKRVLHVTRAGKVWLNDPDTGVNKLAAELDVYQHDEEGLQNVAVDPDFRKNQWVYLYYSPPLDTPVDDPLTPANEGDAPFEGTEEEWDAYKGHLQLSRYKLKGDTLDLATEQKILQVPVDRGICCHVGGDIVFDSKGNLYLTTGDDTNPFESDGYAPIDERDGRHPAFDAQRTSANTDDLRGKVLRIKVRGDGSYSIPRGNLFRPGTAKTRPEIFAMGLRNPFRAEIDPETDELYVADYSPDAREASDARGPAGQGKWLVLDEPGNYGWPYCATAEMPYTDYDFATEASGEQFDCEKPVNTSPHNTGRTELPTVEQPEVWYSYGASAEFPGLGTGGIAPMAGPAYDHDWLTTLRNHDVAWPRYYDGAPLFAEWGRDYIKEFRLDRSGAVTDVRPVVQTLAKPPVDNPMDLEFGPDGALYVLEYGDGYFSENPDAQLSRIDYIGRTGNHAPDVKLAAEPVKGLAPLTVEFSSAGTADPDGDRVRYAWDFDGDGRTDSTAADPSHTYEEDGTYKATLRVTDSRGRFAAMDVDVSVGDQAPEVTLVKPVDDQEFHFGDAVEFEVTVSDEAEVDCAGVVVHYIVGHDSHGHPQSTTAGCTGTIQTEPISGHDPSHGNITGVFVAEYTDPSGHTGSDRAVMKVVP; the protein is encoded by the coding sequence ATGCTACGAAGACTGGCCCTGTTCGCCGCCGGCGCGGTCAGCGCCGCGCTGCTGGTCGCGCCCGGCGCGACCGCGGCGGCGCCGGACGCCGCCGGGGAGCCGCCACCGGATTCCGCCTTCGAGAAGATCACGCTCAACGACCGCCCGGGCGAGCCGCTCGACCTCGCCGTCCTGCCCGACAAGCGGGTCCTGCACGTGACCCGCGCCGGCAAGGTGTGGCTCAACGACCCGGACACCGGCGTGAACAAGCTGGCCGCCGAACTCGACGTGTACCAGCACGACGAGGAGGGCCTGCAGAACGTCGCCGTCGACCCGGACTTCCGCAAGAACCAGTGGGTCTACCTCTACTACTCCCCGCCGCTGGACACCCCGGTCGACGACCCGCTCACCCCCGCCAACGAGGGCGACGCGCCCTTCGAGGGCACCGAGGAGGAGTGGGACGCCTACAAGGGCCACCTGCAGTTGTCCCGGTACAAGCTCAAGGGCGACACCCTCGACCTCGCCACCGAGCAGAAGATCCTCCAGGTCCCGGTCGACCGCGGCATCTGCTGCCACGTCGGCGGTGACATCGTCTTCGACTCGAAGGGCAACCTCTACCTGACCACGGGTGACGACACCAACCCGTTCGAGTCGGACGGCTACGCGCCGATCGACGAACGGGACGGCCGCCACCCGGCCTTCGACGCGCAGCGCACCTCGGCCAACACCGACGACCTGCGCGGCAAGGTACTGAGGATCAAGGTCCGCGGCGACGGCTCGTACTCCATCCCCCGGGGCAACCTCTTCCGCCCCGGCACGGCCAAGACCCGCCCCGAGATCTTCGCCATGGGGCTGCGCAACCCGTTCCGGGCGGAGATCGACCCCGAGACCGACGAGCTCTACGTCGCCGACTACTCCCCCGACGCCCGCGAGGCCAGCGACGCCCGCGGCCCGGCCGGGCAGGGCAAGTGGCTGGTGCTCGACGAGCCCGGCAACTACGGCTGGCCGTACTGCGCGACGGCCGAGATGCCCTACACCGACTACGACTTCGCCACCGAAGCCTCCGGCGAGCAGTTCGACTGCGAGAAGCCGGTGAACACCTCGCCGCACAACACCGGCCGCACCGAGCTGCCCACCGTGGAGCAGCCGGAGGTCTGGTACTCCTACGGCGCGTCCGCGGAGTTCCCGGGCCTGGGCACCGGGGGCATCGCCCCGATGGCCGGCCCCGCGTACGACCACGACTGGCTGACCACGCTGCGCAACCACGACGTCGCCTGGCCGCGGTACTACGACGGGGCACCGCTGTTCGCCGAGTGGGGCCGCGACTACATCAAGGAGTTCCGCCTCGACCGCTCCGGCGCGGTCACGGATGTGCGGCCCGTCGTCCAGACGCTCGCCAAGCCGCCCGTCGACAACCCGATGGACCTGGAGTTCGGCCCGGACGGCGCGCTCTACGTGCTGGAGTACGGCGACGGGTACTTCTCGGAGAACCCGGACGCGCAGCTCTCCCGCATCGACTACATCGGCAGGACCGGCAACCACGCCCCGGACGTCAAGCTGGCGGCCGAGCCGGTCAAGGGCCTGGCGCCGCTGACCGTCGAGTTCTCCAGCGCCGGGACGGCCGACCCCGACGGCGACCGGGTGCGCTACGCCTGGGACTTCGACGGCGACGGCAGGACCGACTCCACCGCCGCCGACCCCTCGCACACGTACGAGGAGGACGGCACGTACAAGGCGACCCTCCGGGTCACCGACAGCCGCGGCAGGTTCGCGGCGATGGACGTGGACGTCAGCGTCGGCGACCAGGCGCCCGAGGTGACGCTGGTCAAGCCGGTCGACGACCAGGAGTTCCACTTCGGCGACGCGGTGGAGTTCGAGGTCACGGTGAGCGACGAGGCCGAGGTGGACTGCGCCGGCGTCGTCGTGCACTACATCGTCGGCCACGACTCGCACGGGCACCCGCAGAGCACCACCGCGGGCTGCACCGGCACGATCCAGACCGAGCCCATCTCCGGCCACGACCCGTCGCACGGGAACATCACCGGCGTGTTCGTGGCCGAGTACACCGATCCCAGCGGACACACCGGCAGCGACCGGGCCGTCATGAAGGTCGTCCCCTGA
- a CDS encoding mechanosensitive ion channel family protein — protein sequence MNRALTLHDLVVAGSAILGGIGAGVLLRVLLGWLSKGATRTSWAGDDILVGALRTMVPWGALAGGVSIAAAALPLKRPVEHTVEQIVVAVLILTVTVAAARVVAQLMGVRSQGVGSATILVNITRIAVLAIGLLILLETLGISIAPLLTALGVGGLAVALALQDTLANLFAGVHILASKTVQVGDYIRLSSAEEGYVTDINWRNTVIRTQSDNLVVIPNDKLASTIMTNYHRPEQELSIVVQAGVALSSDLDLVERVTVEVAREVMAAVEGGVPEYDPVVRFHTFGDSRAGFSVVLRAVEFSDQFRIKHEFIKRLQLRYREEGIEIAHPVRNVVLHHQEAPVLLPRQREAADVPAGGTSLG from the coding sequence GTGAACCGAGCCCTCACTCTGCACGATCTGGTCGTCGCCGGCTCCGCGATCCTCGGCGGCATCGGCGCCGGGGTGCTGCTGCGCGTGCTGCTGGGCTGGCTGAGCAAGGGCGCGACGCGGACGAGCTGGGCCGGCGACGACATCCTCGTCGGCGCGCTGCGCACGATGGTCCCCTGGGGCGCGCTGGCCGGCGGCGTCTCGATCGCCGCCGCCGCGCTGCCGCTGAAGCGGCCGGTCGAGCACACGGTGGAGCAGATCGTCGTGGCCGTCCTCATCCTGACGGTCACCGTCGCGGCGGCCCGGGTGGTCGCGCAGCTCATGGGCGTCCGCTCGCAGGGCGTGGGCTCGGCCACGATCCTGGTGAACATCACCCGCATCGCGGTGCTGGCGATCGGGCTGCTGATCCTGCTGGAGACGCTGGGCATCTCGATCGCGCCGCTGCTCACCGCGCTCGGCGTCGGCGGTCTCGCGGTGGCGCTGGCCCTGCAGGACACGCTCGCCAACCTCTTCGCCGGGGTGCACATCCTGGCGTCCAAGACGGTGCAGGTCGGGGACTACATCCGGCTCAGCAGCGCGGAGGAGGGCTACGTCACCGACATCAACTGGCGCAACACCGTGATCCGCACCCAGTCGGACAACCTCGTCGTCATCCCCAACGACAAGCTCGCCAGCACCATCATGACGAACTACCACCGCCCGGAGCAGGAGTTGTCCATCGTCGTGCAGGCCGGTGTCGCGCTCTCCAGCGACCTCGACCTCGTCGAGCGGGTCACGGTGGAGGTGGCGCGCGAGGTGATGGCGGCCGTCGAGGGCGGCGTGCCGGAGTACGACCCGGTGGTCCGCTTCCACACGTTCGGCGACTCGCGCGCCGGCTTCTCGGTGGTGCTGCGCGCGGTGGAGTTCAGCGACCAGTTCCGTATCAAGCACGAGTTCATCAAGCGGCTGCAACTGCGCTACCGGGAGGAGGGCATCGAGATCGCCCACCCCGTGCGCAACGTCGTCCTGCACCACCAGGAAGCGCCCGTCCTGCTGCCGCGGCAGCGCGAGGCGGCGGACGTGCCCGCCGGCGGCACGTCCCTGGGCTGA
- a CDS encoding ATP-binding protein, with translation MPGRAEAVTVARRLAREQLHRWGVEDEVGDSATLVLSELVTNALLHTGSRRIGCELRCSADRLRLAVTDQGAEPGRLRVQRSAADEQGRGLLLVTAVSSSWGAYDARPGPGLVVWAELLREEPAAGTAAGPSAPGTRAAAGRPEAGGPAGRRTAG, from the coding sequence GTGCCGGGCCGCGCGGAGGCCGTCACGGTCGCCCGCCGGCTCGCCCGCGAGCAACTGCACCGCTGGGGGGTGGAGGACGAGGTGGGCGACAGCGCCACCCTCGTCCTCTCGGAACTGGTGACCAACGCACTGCTGCATACGGGGAGTCGGCGCATAGGGTGCGAGCTGCGCTGCAGCGCCGACCGCCTGCGGCTGGCCGTCACCGATCAGGGTGCCGAGCCGGGCCGCCTGCGGGTGCAGCGGTCGGCCGCGGACGAGCAGGGGCGGGGGCTGCTGCTCGTCACCGCGGTGAGCAGTAGCTGGGGGGCGTACGACGCCCGTCCCGGCCCGGGCCTGGTGGTCTGGGCGGAGCTGCTGCGTGAGGAGCCGGCGGCCGGGACGGCCGCCGGCCCGAGCGCTCCGGGCACCCGCGCGGCGGCCGGCCGGCCGGAGGCCGGTGGGCCCGCCGGCAGGCGGACCGCAGGATGA
- a CDS encoding helix-turn-helix transcriptional regulator — MSEPRSAPTVGQVVLGKRLQELRERAGLKREEAARTLRVAPATVRRMETAEVALKIPYVQMLLQAYGIAQEEVDAFVALAEEANEPGWWQRFHDILPDWFSMYVSLEGAASLIRSYEPQFVPGLLQTEDYARHVLKVGSLGRIGPAEIERHVALRMERQELLTREHAPRFWAIVDETVLRRPVGSGAVMRAQVDRLLDLSSLPNVTFQMAEFRTGHHPGTYSPFVLFRFAMPELPDMIYTEYLTGAVYLDGRHEVATHLAALDHMAAQAATAQRTKDVLRDFRKEL, encoded by the coding sequence GTGAGCGAACCGCGGTCCGCGCCGACCGTGGGGCAGGTCGTGCTCGGGAAGCGGCTCCAAGAGCTGCGCGAGCGGGCCGGGCTCAAGCGCGAGGAGGCTGCCCGGACCCTGCGCGTCGCCCCCGCCACCGTGCGCCGGATGGAGACCGCCGAGGTCGCGCTGAAGATCCCGTACGTGCAGATGCTGCTGCAGGCGTACGGCATCGCCCAGGAGGAGGTCGACGCCTTCGTCGCGCTGGCCGAGGAGGCGAACGAGCCCGGCTGGTGGCAGCGGTTCCACGACATCCTGCCCGACTGGTTCAGCATGTACGTGAGCCTGGAGGGCGCGGCGTCGCTCATCAGGTCGTACGAGCCGCAGTTCGTGCCCGGCCTGCTGCAGACCGAGGACTACGCGCGGCACGTGCTGAAGGTCGGCTCCCTCGGCCGGATCGGCCCCGCCGAGATCGAGCGGCACGTCGCGCTGCGCATGGAGCGCCAGGAACTGCTCACCCGCGAGCACGCGCCGCGGTTCTGGGCGATCGTCGATGAAACGGTCCTGCGCCGCCCGGTGGGCAGCGGCGCGGTGATGCGCGCGCAGGTCGACCGGCTCCTCGACCTCTCCTCGCTGCCCAACGTCACGTTCCAGATGGCGGAGTTCCGCACCGGACACCACCCGGGCACGTACAGCCCCTTCGTCCTCTTCCGGTTCGCCATGCCGGAGCTGCCGGACATGATCTACACCGAGTACCTCACCGGCGCCGTCTACCTCGACGGCCGGCACGAGGTGGCCACACACCTCGCCGCCCTGGACCACATGGCGGCCCAGGCGGCGACGGCACAACGCACGAAGGACGTCCTCCGGGACTTCCGCAAGGAGCTGTGA
- a CDS encoding sugar phosphate isomerase/epimerase: MSKPSLHRRGFLRAAAGTAAGTAAVAAGAAALAAPAAARGHGRGGLIPRGRIGLQLYSVRDQIQQRGFTPVLAELAEIGYKHIEFAGYTSPAEPDMTVPRLRKLLDDNGLRAGGAHLGLDALLNADTREQEFENAATLGMRYVGTASDFPGGTAAEIQAGADRFNESGEVARGYGLKVYQHNHTNEFGPVSDRPGERRHDLFLAGTDPRYVFLELDILWAFGASLRFRDQLGEFDPLDYVNAAPQRYIAFHVKDGVRDPALTNQYRDVVFGQGELDFRRFFSGLRAPGLPLYFWEQDRGPQEPQGSIWAAETSYDAMVALRRRGC, from the coding sequence ATGAGCAAGCCCAGCCTGCACCGCCGTGGATTCCTCCGGGCCGCCGCCGGTACGGCGGCCGGCACCGCCGCCGTCGCCGCGGGTGCCGCGGCCCTCGCGGCCCCCGCCGCCGCCCGCGGCCACGGCCGCGGCGGCCTGATCCCCCGGGGCCGCATCGGCCTGCAGCTCTACAGCGTCCGCGACCAGATCCAGCAGCGCGGCTTCACGCCGGTGCTGGCGGAGCTGGCCGAGATCGGCTACAAGCACATCGAGTTCGCCGGCTACACCTCGCCGGCCGAGCCGGACATGACCGTCCCCAGGCTGCGCAAGCTGCTCGACGACAACGGCCTGCGCGCCGGCGGCGCCCACCTCGGGCTCGACGCGCTGCTCAACGCGGACACCCGCGAGCAGGAGTTCGAGAACGCCGCCACGCTCGGGATGAGGTACGTCGGCACCGCCAGCGACTTCCCCGGCGGTACGGCCGCGGAGATCCAGGCCGGCGCCGACCGCTTCAACGAGTCCGGCGAGGTGGCCCGCGGCTACGGCCTGAAGGTCTACCAGCACAACCACACCAACGAGTTCGGCCCGGTCTCCGACCGGCCCGGCGAGCGGCGCCACGACCTGTTCCTCGCCGGCACCGACCCGCGGTACGTCTTCCTGGAGCTGGACATCCTGTGGGCGTTCGGCGCCTCGCTCCGTTTCCGCGACCAGCTCGGCGAGTTCGACCCGCTGGACTACGTCAACGCCGCCCCGCAGCGCTACATCGCCTTCCACGTCAAGGACGGCGTGCGGGACCCGGCGCTGACGAACCAGTACCGCGACGTGGTCTTCGGCCAGGGCGAGCTGGACTTCCGCCGCTTCTTCAGCGGACTGCGGGCGCCGGGGCTGCCGCTGTACTTCTGGGAGCAGGACCGCGGCCCGCAGGAGCCGCAGGGCTCGATCTGGGCGGCCGAGACGAGCTACGACGCGATGGTCGCGCTGCGCCGCCGGGGCTGCTGA
- a CDS encoding response regulator transcription factor: MIVAEDSAILREGIVRLLGDAGVAVPAQCGDAGPLLALVERHRPDAVLLDIRMPPTHSDEGLRAAAAIRARHPGTGVLLLSQYVETGAVVRALTEDPRGFGYLLKERVADGDELAGALRRVAAGQSVVDPRVVTHLMRSPRAAEPLTGLTARERDVLALMAEGRSNEAIARDLVIGGKTVETHVRNIFAKLGLDSDVSGHRRVLAVLTYLRG; this comes from the coding sequence GTGATCGTCGCCGAGGACTCCGCCATCCTGCGCGAGGGCATCGTCCGGCTGCTGGGCGACGCGGGCGTCGCCGTCCCCGCGCAGTGCGGCGACGCGGGCCCGCTCCTCGCCCTGGTCGAGCGGCACCGCCCGGACGCCGTGCTGCTCGACATCAGGATGCCGCCGACGCACTCCGACGAGGGCCTGCGGGCCGCGGCGGCGATCCGCGCCCGGCACCCGGGCACGGGGGTGCTGCTGCTGTCCCAGTACGTCGAGACCGGCGCGGTCGTGCGCGCGCTCACCGAGGATCCGCGCGGCTTCGGCTACCTCCTCAAGGAGCGGGTCGCCGACGGCGACGAACTGGCCGGCGCGCTGCGCCGGGTGGCCGCCGGCCAGAGCGTCGTGGACCCTCGGGTGGTCACCCACCTCATGCGGTCGCCGCGCGCGGCGGAGCCGCTGACCGGGCTGACGGCGCGGGAGCGGGACGTACTGGCGCTGATGGCGGAGGGGCGGTCCAACGAGGCCATCGCGCGCGACCTGGTGATCGGCGGCAAGACCGTCGAGACGCATGTACGGAACATCTTCGCCAAGCTCGGCCTGGACTCGGACGTCTCGGGGCACCGGCGGGTGCTCGCCGTGCTCACGTATCTGCGCGGCTGA